The DNA window GTCCGGCAGGCAGGAAGTGAGAACGGCGAATTATGAAATAACCGGCGAAGCCAACCCCTTACTGAAAGTAAATCTCATAACACTATCTACGAATTATCTAACATCTACATAAATTATAGCATAATTAAAAATTTCAAGGGTTTTCTTATAGGCACTAATTATAAAATATATTGATAAATACAATTTTGATAGTAGTAAATTTTTATATGATTTATTGATTAAAAATCATTTTTTTTGACATGAAAAATTTTATATTTGTAATAATAAGGAACAATAATAATAATAAACTTGTCTAAATAAACAAGTTGGCAACAATTAAAATAACAATGATATGAAAAATTCAATTAAACTATTGATTCTACTATTCAGCATTACTATATGTAGTATCTCTAATGCTCAAATTCAAATGAATTTTGATTTTGATACACCATATGGTAATAATGAATCTGTTGGAAAATATGCAAATGTTAATGGAATTAGGATGTATTATGAAGAATATGGAGAAGGAGAACTTATGTTTTTAATTCATGGTAACGGTGGTGATATAAAATCGATGGGAAATCAAATAGATTATTTTAAAAGCAATTACAGGGTGATTATTGCAGACAGCCGTGGACATGGGAAATCAGAATTAAACACAGACTCTCTGACCTATATTCAAATTGCAAAGGATTGGACGGAATTGGCAAATCAATTAAATATCGATTCTGTCCATATAATTGGATGGAGTGATGGTGGAATTATAGGTCTGTTGATGGGAATCAATCACCCTGGTAAAGTAAAAAAAATAGTAGCAATGGGCGCAAATTTGAGACCAGACTCCACTGCTCTATATCCTTTTGTAATAACTTATATAAAGCAATCACAACAACAGGTTGAAGCTATGATCCAAGTAAATGACACAACTCAAAATTGGATTTTATTAAAACAACATCTTTGTCTAATGGCCTATCAACCCAGCATTTCAAAGTCTGATTTATCAAAAATTAAAGTTCCAGTATTAATAATTGCAGGTGATAAAGATGTAATTAGAGAAGAGCATAGTGTTAAAATATATCAGAACATTAGGGAGGCACAACTTTGTATACTTCCCGGAGAAACACATTTCGCGCCTGCGTCAAATCCCGATGTCTTTAATAAAATTGTTGAAGAGTTTATTGTTGAACCATTTAGTAGACCAGATTCAGATTGGACAAAATGGTAAAACAGTTGCTAACGATATAATGTTTTTTTTTTATTTAAAATTTGATAACTTGTCCATATTTCTTACAAACAACAACAAACGAATGACTATGATCAAGAAAATTTTGGTTGCAAACAGGGGTGAAATTGCCGTACGTGTCATGCGCACCTGTAAAGAGTTAGGAATTAAAACTGTGGGTATTTTTTCCGATGTTGACAGAAATGCTCTTCATGTGCGTTATGCCGATGAAGCTTATTATATAGGACCATCACCTTCAAATCAAAGCTACTTGGTTATGGATAAAATAATAGATATTACTAAACGATCTGGTGCCGATGCTATACACCCCGGATACGGATTTTTATCAGAAAACTGGGAATTTGCCGATCGTTGTAAATCAGAAAGCATAATTTTTATTGGTCCTTCATCATATGCAATAAAAACCATGGGTGATAAAATATCTTCCCGAAAAGCTATGATAGAAGCAGGTATTCCTATAGTCCCCGGTACCAAAGAAAAACTGGAAACCGAAGAAGACATAAAGAGGATTATTAAAGAGATTGGAGTTCCAATTATGATAAAAGCATCAGCCGGTGGTGGTGGTAAAGGAATGAGATTAGTGCGTGATGCAAACAAATTTGCAGAAGCTATTAATGCGGCAAAATCAGAAGCACTGACAGCATTCGGGAACGATGATATATATGTGGAAAAATATATTGAAT is part of the Bacteroidales bacterium genome and encodes:
- a CDS encoding alpha/beta hydrolase, producing the protein MKNSIKLLILLFSITICSISNAQIQMNFDFDTPYGNNESVGKYANVNGIRMYYEEYGEGELMFLIHGNGGDIKSMGNQIDYFKSNYRVIIADSRGHGKSELNTDSLTYIQIAKDWTELANQLNIDSVHIIGWSDGGIIGLLMGINHPGKVKKIVAMGANLRPDSTALYPFVITYIKQSQQQVEAMIQVNDTTQNWILLKQHLCLMAYQPSISKSDLSKIKVPVLIIAGDKDVIREEHSVKIYQNIREAQLCILPGETHFAPASNPDVFNKIVEEFIVEPFSRPDSDWTKW